The nucleotide window ACGTGCTGGTGCACGAACTCGCCCACTTGTTGGAGCGCGGCCACAACGCCGACTTCTGGGCGTGGGTGGACCGTTATCCCCGAGCCGAACGAGCCAAGGGCTTTCTCGAGGGCTGGTCGGCAGCGGCAAAACTGGACCCGCCGCCGGGGGACGTCGAGTGACTCAGCCGAGCAGGTGACCTTGCGCGAGCGCGATCAGGTCGTGCATCTCCGGCTCCAGGTCGGGCAGCGCGCGCACCGGCCACCAACGTACGTCCAGTGACTCTTCGCTGGTCGCGTGCTCAGCACCGGGCCCGGCCAGTGCTGCGTAGCGCACATCCAGATGCTGCACCGGGCCACGCGGATCACAGAACGGCACGGTGTGTTCGGACAGTTGCAGGGGCTCGGCCGACAAGACCAGGTCGACCAGTCCGGACTCCTCCACACCCTCGCGTAGGGCAGCGCCACGCAACGATGCGTCCTGCGCCTCGCAGTGCCCGCCGAAGTGGAACCAGCGCCGCGCCTTCCTGTGCAGGTTGAGCAGCACCTCGTCGCCGTCTGCCGACAACACCAGCACCCCGGCCGTGATGTGGTCGGGGAAGCAGTCGCGCCTCATCCCGCTCGGATGCACCGCGAGATGTCGTACAAACCGCTCTTGCAACGCCTCCTGCGCAGCGGTGGGCGCCGACCAGCGGCGCAACGCCGCGAGGCCATCGGCGTGCAGAGCGCTCACTCCTTGGGGACCTCGGGACCGGACGCGCCGCCCATGCCCTCGTCGAGGATCGCGTTGAGGCCTGCCTCGAAGTCTGCGTCGCTGAGCGAGTCGATCGCCGTGGCGCCCTCACGGAAGCCGAGGGGGTCGTCGAGGTCCTCGGCGGTGGGCAGCAGGTGCGGCGACATCCAGACGCCGTCGCGTGCTTCGGCGCCCTGACGCGTACGCAGGGAGCCCCACAAGGTGGAAGCTTCGCGCAGGCGTCGCGGGCGCAGTTCGAGGCCGACCAGGGAGGCGAAGGTCTCCTCGGCGGGACCGCCCGCGGCGCGGCGACGGCGTACGGCCTCCTGCAACTTGGTGGCGGCAGGCATCCGCTCGGCCGTGGCCTGGCTGACGACCTCGTCGACCCAGCCCTCGATCAGCGCCAGCGTCACCTCGATGCGACCGAGCGCGGCCTGTTGGGCGGGAGAGTCCTCGAGGTCGAACATGCCGCCCGACAACATCTCCTGCATCGCGGCCGGGTTGGACATGTCGAGGCCGCGCATCTTGTCCTCGATCGCACTGGTGTTGATCTGCGAGCCGGTGGCGTAGTCGCGGATCGCGCCGATCAGGTGGTCACGTAGCCAGGGAACGCCGGCGAAGAGGCGTTGGTGGGCGGCCTCACGCAGCGCGAGATAGAGGCGTACGTCCTCCTCGGTCACGTCGTCCAGATCGGCGGCGAACTCGGCGACGTTGGCCGGGACGAGAGCAGCACGGCCGGGAGCGCCCAGCGGGATGCCGATCTCGCAAGCCCCCAGCACCTCACCCGCCAGCGCGCCGAGGCCGGCGCCGACCTGACCGGCGACCATCCCGCCGCTGGCCTGCTTGATCATGCCGAGCAACGGACCAGCCATCGCGCGAGCCTCCTCAGGCAGGGCGTCACCGAGCGCGTCGGTCGCCGAAGCGGCCACCGGTTCGACCAGCACCTTCCAGACGTCGGCGGTGTTGACCAGCCACTCGGCGCGCGACCAGGCGGTGCTGCTGGTGATGCCGCTGGGGAAGTCGGTCGCGGTATCCAGCCAGTGGTCGGCCAGCCGCAGCGCATCCGCCACGTCCGCCTGTGCGGACGCGGACACGGACGGGTCGGGCTGTTTGATCTGTTTGCGCGCCATGTCGAGCGCCGCGTCCCAGTTCACCGGGCCGTCGTGCGGCTGCATCATCGACTGCATCTGGGCGAACAGCTTGCCGAGGTCGAACTGCGCGCCGGGCGCCCCTGGTGCACCCAGGGCGCCCAGGATCGCGGAGAGGTCGGGCATTTGGCCACCGGCGCCCATTCCTCCGGGACCGAAAAGCCCCTCGAACGGGGTGCCCTTGAAGGGGTTGTTGTCGTCGGGTCCGCGCTCGGGGGAGTCGTCGTCGCCGGGGTTGTTGCTCATGTCCACCAAACTACCTGCGCCTCGGATTCGTTCCCACCCTCTCGAGAACACCGTCACGATTAGGCTCGCCCACATGAGCGTCGTACGACTGGTGGCACTGCGCGAGACCCCGTTGGCTGCCGACGAGGTGATCGGTGCCCTCGACGACGAGGCCTCCGGTGGGCTCACCCTGTTCGTGGGGCGAGTGCGCGATCACGATGGTGGGCGCGACGTCGAGGGGCTGGAGTATTCGGCGCACCCCACCGCCGAGGCGAAGCTGCGCGAGGTCTGCGAACGGATCGGGCGGGCGTACGACGTGCATGGCGTGGCGGCCGTGCACCGGGTCGGCACTTTGGCGATCGGTGACACGGCGGTGATCGTGGCGACCACGGCTTCGCATCGTGGTGAGGCGTTCGAGGCATCCAAGGCGCTGATCGACACCTTGAAGTCCGAGGTGCCGATCTGGAAGCACCAGCGGTTCACCGACGGCGACGACGAGTGGGTCGGCACCCCCTAGGTTCCGCGCGCCTGCCCCCGCGTACGTTCCCAAGCCCCTAACCTCGCAACGTGACTATCCTCCTCTGGCTGGTGCCGGCCCTGGTCGCGACCTGCCTGTCCATGGTCTGGGTGTCCTGGCATGGACGCGATCGGACCGACGAGGCCGACCGCGAGGAGCGGCTGGTCAAGTTCGCCGCGGCGATGGAGCGCGATTCACGCGTACGCCGTGATGTCAGGCCGGTGTCACAACGCGAGCGCAGCACCGGGATCGCGGTCCGGCGCACCCGCGAGGACCGCGCGGGCGCGGCCTGAACTGCTCGAATTTCGGGGGCAGTGAGAGGCTTGCGCGCGTGAGTGAGGCGCGCCGGGGTCTGCTGCCCAAGACCTGGACGCTGCTGATCGGGTTCCCGCTGTTCTTGGCGCTGTGGATCGCGGCGTTGCTGTTGCCGATGCCCTACGTCACGTATGCACCGGGTCTGACCACCGATGTGCTCGGACAGCAGGACGGCAAGGAGATCATCTCCGTGACCGGACACAAGACCTACCGCGACGACGGGCAACTGCGGATGACGACCGTGTACGTCAGTCAGCCCGGTGCGCGCGTGAACATCTTCCAGGTGCTGGGTGCATACCTCGACGACGAACAGGCCGTCTATCCGTACGCCTCGATCTATCGCCCCGACGAGACCCGCGACGAGGCACGCCGCGAATCGGCGCTGCAGATGGTCAGCAGCCAGGACCTCGCGGTGGCGGCGGCGCTGCGGGAGATGGGGTACGACCTGCCGATCGCCACGAAGGTCCAGGAAGTCACGACCGGGATGCCGGCCGACGGTGCGTTGAAGGTCGGCGACCAACTCGTACGCGTGCAGGGCAAGCGGATCCGTCGCCCCCAGCAGGTGCTGACGGCGGTCAAGGACGTGCGACCCGGCGATCAGGTCACTTTGGAGATCTTGCGCGACGGCAAGCCGCTGACGGTCAAGGTGGACACGGTGGCAGTCGAGGGCAAGGCGAAGATGGGCATCGTGCCCGGCCCCAGTTATGAGTTTCCGTTCGACGTGCACGTCAACATTCCGCCCAACATCGGCGGGCCGAGTGCCGGTCTGATGTTCTCTTTGGCTATCTACGACACTCTGACTCCGGGGTCATTGACCGACGACCAGGTGGTTGCGGGGACCGGCACGATCGACGAGTCGGGCAAGGTAGGACCCATCGGGGGGATCGCCCAGAAGATTGTGGCGGCGCGAGACGCGGGTGCGAGCCTGTTCTTCGTCCCCCCCGACAATTGCGACGAGGCGGCGCAAGCCGAAGACGAAGGGCTGAACGAGAACATGGTGCTGGTCAA belongs to Nocardioides sp. and includes:
- a CDS encoding M48 family metallopeptidase; amino-acid sequence: MTNQRARWGSCTPGERSIRLSQRLQEMPSWVVDYVLVHELAHLLERGHNADFWAWVDRYPRAERAKGFLEGWSAAAKLDPPPGDVE
- a CDS encoding NUDIX domain-containing protein; amino-acid sequence: MSALHADGLAALRRWSAPTAAQEALQERFVRHLAVHPSGMRRDCFPDHITAGVLVLSADGDEVLLNLHRKARRWFHFGGHCEAQDASLRGAALREGVEESGLVDLVLSAEPLQLSEHTVPFCDPRGPVQHLDVRYAALAGPGAEHATSEESLDVRWWPVRALPDLEPEMHDLIALAQGHLLG
- a CDS encoding zinc-dependent metalloprotease: MSNNPGDDDSPERGPDDNNPFKGTPFEGLFGPGGMGAGGQMPDLSAILGALGAPGAPGAQFDLGKLFAQMQSMMQPHDGPVNWDAALDMARKQIKQPDPSVSASAQADVADALRLADHWLDTATDFPSGITSSTAWSRAEWLVNTADVWKVLVEPVAASATDALGDALPEEARAMAGPLLGMIKQASGGMVAGQVGAGLGALAGEVLGACEIGIPLGAPGRAALVPANVAEFAADLDDVTEEDVRLYLALREAAHQRLFAGVPWLRDHLIGAIRDYATGSQINTSAIEDKMRGLDMSNPAAMQEMLSGGMFDLEDSPAQQAALGRIEVTLALIEGWVDEVVSQATAERMPAATKLQEAVRRRRAAGGPAEETFASLVGLELRPRRLREASTLWGSLRTRQGAEARDGVWMSPHLLPTAEDLDDPLGFREGATAIDSLSDADFEAGLNAILDEGMGGASGPEVPKE
- a CDS encoding molybdenum cofactor biosynthesis protein MoaE; translation: MSVVRLVALRETPLAADEVIGALDDEASGGLTLFVGRVRDHDGGRDVEGLEYSAHPTAEAKLREVCERIGRAYDVHGVAAVHRVGTLAIGDTAVIVATTASHRGEAFEASKALIDTLKSEVPIWKHQRFTDGDDEWVGTP
- a CDS encoding PDZ domain-containing protein translates to MSEARRGLLPKTWTLLIGFPLFLALWIAALLLPMPYVTYAPGLTTDVLGQQDGKEIISVTGHKTYRDDGQLRMTTVYVSQPGARVNIFQVLGAYLDDEQAVYPYASIYRPDETRDEARRESALQMVSSQDLAVAAALREMGYDLPIATKVQEVTTGMPADGALKVGDQLVRVQGKRIRRPQQVLTAVKDVRPGDQVTLEILRDGKPLTVKVDTVAVEGKAKMGIVPGPSYEFPFDVHVNIPPNIGGPSAGLMFSLAIYDTLTPGSLTDDQVVAGTGTIDESGKVGPIGGIAQKIVAARDAGASLFFVPPDNCDEAAQAEDEGLNENMVLVKATTMHDAVASVEKWTADNDASLPMCTAADIKAAS